The sequence AGACCTACGAGTACTCCTGGCGTTTCCGCCTGCTCGACATGCTCACCGACCCGAACGTGGCCTATATCCTGTTCCTGCTGGGCCTGGTGGGGCTGTATTTCGAGCTGTCCAACCCAGGGCTCATCCTGCCCGGGGTGGTGGGCGGCATCTGCATCATCCTGGCCTTTTACGCGTTCCAGACCCTGCCGATCAACTACGCCGGGGTGCTGCTGATCGTGTTCGCCACCATCTTGTTCATCGTGGAGATCAAGGTGCCCAGCTTCGGCCTTCTGACCCTGGGCGGCGTGTTGTCGCTGGTCCTGGGGTCGATCATGCTGTTCAAGGGAGGAGGTTCACCCACCATGCCGGAGGTCAGCGTGTCCTGGAGCGTGCTCATCCCCACGGTAACGGCCACGGTGGCTTTTTTCGTCTTCGTGGTCGGCAAGACCGTGCAGGCGCACCGACGGCGCGCCATGACAGGCCGCCAGGGGCTGATCGGCTCGACCGGCAAGGTGATCGGCGTGCTGGAGCCGGAGGGCAAGGTCTTCGTGCACGGAGAGATATGGCGCGCTGTCTGCCCTGGCCGCAGGGTGGAGGACGGACAGAGCGTGCGCGTGATATCGGTCAGCGGCCTGCTGCTGACCGTGGAACCGCTGGAAAGCGCAAAGACTGACTGATCCATTCGTGAACGGTCCGTGCGGGTGCGCGGGCCGGGGCTGTCCTCAACGGCAGTGCGAGGAGGATGCAATGGAATATTTACCCGCATTTTTCATCCTGTTGGTTTTCTTCCTGATGCTCCTGACCAGCATGGTGAAGATCGTCAAGGAATATGAGCGCGGCGTGGTGTTCCGCCTGGGTCGCGTGCTGCCGGAGCCCAAGGGTCCGGGGCTGATCCTGCTGATCCCGCTGGTGGACCGCATGGTGAAAATAAGCCTGCGCACGATCACGATGGACGTGCCGCCGCAGGATGTGATCACCCGCGACAACGTGTCGGTCAAGGTCAACGCGGTGATCTATTTCCGGGTGATGGACCCGGCCCGCGCGGTGATCGACGTGGAAGACTACATGTACGCCACCAGCCAGTTAGCTCAGACCACGCTGCGCAGCGTGCTCGGCCAGGCCGAGCTGGACAAGCTGCTGGCCCAGCGGGATAAAATCAACGAGGAGCTGCAGGACATCCTGGACCGTCACACCGACCCCTGGGGGATCAAGGTTTCCACGGTGGAGATCAAGCACGTGGACCTGCCGCAGGAGATGCAGCGGGTCATGGCGCGCCAGGCCGAGGCCGAGCGGGACCGCCGCGCCAAGGTGATCAACGCCGAGGGCGAGTTCCAGGCCTCCCACCGTCTGGCCGAGGCGTCGGAAGTCATGAGTAAGCATCCGATGGCCCTGCAGCTCAGGTTCCTTCAGACCCTGACCGAGGTGGCCTCGGAAAACAACAGCACTCTCGTTTTCCCG comes from bacterium and encodes:
- a CDS encoding slipin family protein, with translation MEYLPAFFILLVFFLMLLTSMVKIVKEYERGVVFRLGRVLPEPKGPGLILLIPLVDRMVKISLRTITMDVPPQDVITRDNVSVKVNAVIYFRVMDPARAVIDVEDYMYATSQLAQTTLRSVLGQAELDKLLAQRDKINEELQDILDRHTDPWGIKVSTVEIKHVDLPQEMQRVMARQAEAERDRRAKVINAEGEFQASHRLAEASEVMSKHPMALQLRFLQTLTEVASENNSTLVFPVPIDLFKPFIELMERSKRPDEPEQK